One genomic region from Leishmania braziliensis MHOM/BR/75/M2904 complete genome, chromosome 35 encodes:
- a CDS encoding 60S ribosomal protein L37: MGQRHGRTHILCRRCGRNAYHVQWERCAACAYPRASRRRYNWSVKAIKRRRTGTGRCRYLKVVNRRIANHFKTPRA, translated from the coding sequence ATGGGTCAGCGCCATGGGCGCACGCACATCTTGTGTCGCCGCTGTGGCCGCAACGCCTACCACGTCCAGTGggagcgctgcgccgcctgcgcctaCCCGCGTGCCAGCCGCCGTCGCTACAACTGGTCTGTGAAGGCCATcaagcgccgccgcaccggtaCTGGACGCTGCCGCTACCTGAAGGTGGTGAACCGCCGCATTGCCAACCACTTCAAGACCCCCAGAGCGTAA